The bacterium nucleotide sequence ACACAAAAGGCGATGCAATAAAAAGCCCTGCAACAAGGGCAATTTTAAAATAAGCCACATACGATTCAAATGGACTGGTTACAATAAAATGACTTTCGGGCGGAAGCGCCTTGAGCATGGGCACTTGCAAGGCATGATAAATATCTTTACAAAAGATAAGACTAACAACGGCACCCGCTGCAATAAACAAAAATGACCGCACCACTCGATTGCGTAATTCGGTTAAATGTTCCACAACCGTCATGCTTTATCTCCCTCGGTAGAATTTTGAGACGTATTTTGAGGAGGAATTTCGGGGCGCTTTACAGGAGGCGCATTATCAGCTTTTAAACCATCTTTAAAACTACCTTTTACTTCTTCAAGCGAGCGCTGAATAGTGCGCACATAACGCCCCAGTTTAGTTGCCACTCCAGGTAATTTTTCGGGCGGAATTAAAATAAGGGCTAAAATACCCACCACAATTAACTCGCCCCCACCCATGTTAAACATAAGCACCTCTTTAATATGATACGACGAGAGGTCTAGAATATTTTTACAAAGGGCACAAGAGCGTAAATTTAGCGGTCATCGGTAACGCCGTCGGTTCTAAAAGAGGGTTCGGTATGAATGAGAACATCCTGTATTTCGGGCTTTTGCTTTTTAATAGTATCAATCACCACATGGGTTAAAGAATGTGCCTTTTCAAGTGTCATGAGAGGATGCACATAAATATGCAAATCTACAAAAACTTTTCCCAATGTGCCGCGGCTGCGTATTTTATGGCATCCTTCTACCTCTGGCACGCTCATCACCATAGTCTCTATTTCTTTTGGATCAATAAATTGCTCGTCTAAAAGCGAACTTAAGCTATGCACAATAATTTCGTAGCCTGCATGAACAATGACCAGCACAATAAAAAAAGCTACCACTAAATCAATCCATACCCAATGGAGCAAAACACCCACAAAAGAAGCCATTACAGAAATAGAAACCAAAACATCGGTATGCGTGTGAGCCGCATCGGCATGCAAAATTTCACTTCTTAGCTCGTGCCCTTTTCTTTTTTCGTAACGTGACACACCAAAATTAATTGCTAATGTTACTATCATAATGGCAAAACTCAACACATCTACATGGGGCACAACGGGGTGATAATAACGCTCATATAAATCGGTTAAAATTTCGTAGCATGTTAAAAACAACATGAAGGCAATGCCCATGGACGCTAAGGTTTCAATTTTACGATGCCCGTAGGGATGTTTGTCGTCGGCTGGTTTTGAGGCAAAATAAATACTCACCAAACCCACCACGTTAGACGCGGTATCAAATAGAGAATGAAATCCATCCGACTCAAGGCTTAGTGATTGGGTATAAATGCCGTAAAAAAGTTTGGCCAAACTCACAGCCAAATTAAGCCACAGCGTGTAAAAAAGCACGCGCATCACTTGCTTGTCGTAATTTGTAAAATGGGCATGGCCTTTCATAAGTTTATATTTTCCAACCCCGATAAACGGGATAAGACTCTAATAGATTTCTCAAAAATGCATCAATCTAATTTGCTAGGCTCTAAAATTTCGTAAGGTTCAAAACGTGTTTTATAATTCATTTTGCGACATTCTTCCACATAATACCCCATATAATAATAGGGAACACGGTTGCGCCGCGTGTACTCAATACCCCAAAGAATATTATAGGTGCCCAAACTACGCTTTTCGTACTCTAAATCGTAATAAAAATAAACAGCACTTACGGCTTCGGGTTCCAAGTCTAAAATACCCACACCTATCAATTTTCCATCTAGCCACATTTCTAATTCACGCGTTTCAATAGGGCTTCCATACAAAAAAGCCACAAAGTCATCATAATCGGCGCTCATGGGCTTTTCGGAATGGCGGGAAACAATATATTTTTTATACAATTCATATTTTTGATGTGTAGGATTGGGCGGCACTAATTGTACATCAATATCCCTATTTTTTTTAAAAATGCGACTTTGTGTACGATCGGGTGTGAACTGATCTACCGGAATCCGAATGGGCCGGCAGGCCGTGCAGGCCGAACACACGGGTTTATAAAAAATATCGCCACTACGTCTAAATCCCAAATCCATCAAGCAATGATAAACACCGGGTGGCAGCATATCGGCCTTAAAAGCTATTTCTTTAGACCAATTTTGAGCAATATAAGAACACGGATGGCCTTTACCGGGCGTTAATTTCATTCCCTGTACAATCTCGCGCACGGCCTTGAGTTTGTGTTTGTCCATCATACAGAGTATCCCACACACGCTTAAAAACGTCATACTTAAATTTGGTGTTTGGTTGAAAACCTAAAGGCGTATCGGCAAAAAGTGTTTTTTCGGCAAGGAGGCGAGACAGCAACATTTTACCGCGTTCGTAGCGAGTTCCAACCCGCTCACCCTTCATAAAATTGAGAATGCGGGTGGTTACAAACAAGGTATAAATATC carries:
- a CDS encoding arginyltransferase encodes the protein MMDKHKLKAVREIVQGMKLTPGKGHPCSYIAQNWSKEIAFKADMLPPGVYHCLMDLGFRRSGDIFYKPVCSACTACRPIRIPVDQFTPDRTQSRIFKKNRDIDVQLVPPNPTHQKYELYKKYIVSRHSEKPMSADYDDFVAFLYGSPIETRELEMWLDGKLIGVGILDLEPEAVSAVYFYYDLEYEKRSLGTYNILWGIEYTRRNRVPYYYMGYYVEECRKMNYKTRFEPYEILEPSKLD
- a CDS encoding twin-arginine translocase TatA/TatE family subunit, which gives rise to MFNMGGGELIVVGILALILIPPEKLPGVATKLGRYVRTIQRSLEEVKGSFKDGLKADNAPPVKRPEIPPQNTSQNSTEGDKA
- a CDS encoding cation diffusion facilitator family transporter is translated as MKGHAHFTNYDKQVMRVLFYTLWLNLAVSLAKLFYGIYTQSLSLESDGFHSLFDTASNVVGLVSIYFASKPADDKHPYGHRKIETLASMGIAFMLFLTCYEILTDLYERYYHPVVPHVDVLSFAIMIVTLAINFGVSRYEKRKGHELRSEILHADAAHTHTDVLVSISVMASFVGVLLHWVWIDLVVAFFIVLVIVHAGYEIIVHSLSSLLDEQFIDPKEIETMVMSVPEVEGCHKIRSRGTLGKVFVDLHIYVHPLMTLEKAHSLTHVVIDTIKKQKPEIQDVLIHTEPSFRTDGVTDDR